The region ACGAATCGACATGCGGGCTGTTGTGCTTGCCATTACTGGCAACCAGTGCAGCATATAGAAGGTTCCGTAAACAGCCCGCAGCAATGAGATAATTGCCAATTTAGGGTGATTTGCCTTAAGCGAGCTGGAACCTGCGATCGCCGCTTCTGCCCGCCGAATTCGGCGGAGGCCTAAGGTCATGCCAAGTAAGGACATGGTTACTGAAAGCCCAGCAAGGGGAGTATATAGCATGGGCTGATGCCGCAACACCGCAATCAACGTATCTGGAATCGTTGCACTGGGTAGCACATACTGCAACACCCAAAATACAAACATATCCATCGTCTTACTTATACCCAAGCGGTTGCGTAACAAAGGTTGCCAATAGTCTAAGTAGCGCTGATAGCCACCTTCGCCCCAACGATTACGCTGATGCCAGAGGGCGATCGCGCTGGTCACACCTTCTTCCTCAACTGCTGGATAGGTTGTGCAGTCGATATCCCAATCGTTCAAGTGCAGGCGAACCGTCAAATCCAAATCATCGGTAATAGTTGCTTCATTCCAGCCACCACATTGATCAAGTGCTGCTCGCCTCACAAACTGTCCATTACCCCGCAATTCACCAATTCCACCAACGGCAATCCGCTGCTGCTGCCAAAATGCATCCAGCGCCATTTCTGCCACTTGCCCCTGAATCCACAAATTACGCGAAACGTTGGCAATTTGCTTCCGCACCTGAACTGCCCCAACT is a window of Leptolyngbyaceae cyanobacterium JSC-12 DNA encoding:
- a CDS encoding glycosyl transferase (IMG reference gene:2510096503~PFAM: Glycosyl transferase family 2~manually curated), which translates into the protein MQESSWHESDSFSELQPISALLADFSSVPESDEEPEPDQYSTGNRRRRAAVALVALWSGTFALHFFAWGYWFVLGLTTLMGVHVVRVLFARPLSLPKPLDDSNPETLPFVSIMVAAKNEEAVIRRLVQTLCNLNYPPNRYELWVIDDSSTDRTPLILAQLVQEFPQLRVFHRPVGAGGGKSGALNQVLPLTKGEIIAVFDADAQVTPDLFQRVLPIFDRPEVGAVQVRKQIANVSRNLWIQGQVAEMALDAFWQQQRIAVGGIGELRGNGQFVRRAALDQCGGWNEATITDDLDLTVRLHLNDWDIDCTTYPAVEEEGVTSAIALWHQRNRWGEGGYQRYLDYWQPLLRNRLGISKTMDMFVFWVLQYVLPSATIPDTLIAVLRHQPMLYTPLAGLSVTMSLLGMTLGLRRIRRAEAAIAGSSSLKANHPKLAIISLLRAVYGTFYMLHWLPVMASTTARMSIRPKRLKWVKTVHFGSDHEQNNTI